A genome region from Drosophila simulans strain w501 chromosome 2R, Prin_Dsim_3.1, whole genome shotgun sequence includes the following:
- the LOC6733791 gene encoding putative fatty acyl-CoA reductase CG5065: MTAKPKFVYEKDDQGTIGEIDDNEVDRIAECFKGRSLFITGGTGFLGKVLVEKLLRSCGGLKRIYLLIRPKKGKDPQERIKDIFQNVLFDQVKQMRGEEHILQQVVAIAGDVLSPGLGISEKDLETLRQEVSIVYHCAATVRFDEPLRNAVFMNTRGTKYMLELAQTLKHLDFFAYCSTAYCHLHVKTLYEKPYDPPADPHKVMQACEWLTDDEVATIERKVLGDIPNTYAYTKSLAEALVVEKFEELPAVILRPSIVIPIWKEPIPGWTDNINGPTGLLIGAGKGVIRTMYCNSSGYGDFLPVDVAVNGILVASWRNITAGTDKTNRVAHMTSSNDIKVSWAEIIELGRWVIENKVPLNGVAWYPGGSMKSNYWVHFICMVLFQWMPALFVDALLWILRYPPVLCRVQNRIYKGFEVFEYYANNVWNFDNSEAVKLRKLMNNKERRTYVIEKIELDLIDYFTNCVLCARRLILKESDESIPAARRHMKVMWVVDKVYKGIWIFGILYMLYRCFFAG, encoded by the exons ATGACCGCCAAGCCGAAGTTTGTGTATGAGAAGGATGACCAGGGCACCATTGGGGAGATAGACGACAACGAGGTGGACCGCATTGCGGAGTGCTTCAAGGGACGCAGTCTGTTCATCACAGGAGGCACTGGGTTCCTGGGCAAGGTCCTGGTCGAGAAGTTGCTGCG GTCGTGCGGTGGCCTAAAGCGCATTTATCTGCTCATCCGCCCTAAGAAGGGCAAGGATCCTCAGGAGCGCATCAAGGATATATTCCAGAATGTG CTTTTCGACCAGGTGAAGCAGATGCGTGGCGAGGAGCACATCCTGCAGCAAGTGGTTGCCATCGCCGGCGACGTCCTTTCGCCTGGCCTGGGAATCTCCGAGAAGGATCTGGAAACTTTGCGCCAGGAGGTGTCCATTGTGTACCATTGTGCAGCTACAGTGCG CTTCGATGAACCTCTCCGGAATGCCGTGTTCATGAACACCCGCGGCACCAAGTACATGCTGGAGCTGGCTCAGACGCTGAAGCACCTGGACTTCTTCGCCTACTGCTCCACGGCCTACTGCCACCTGCACGTTAAGACGCTGTACGAGAAGCCCTACGATCCGCCAGCAGATCCGCACAAGGTGATGCAGGCATGCGAGTGGCTTACAGACGACGAGGTGGCCACCATAGAGCGCAAGGTACTCGGGGATATTCCAAACACGTATGCCTACACCAAGTCACTAGCTGAGGCCCTGGTGGTGGAGAAGTTTGAGGAGCTTCCCGCCGTAATCCTGCGCCCCTCGATCGTCATACCCATCTGGAAGGAGCCCATTCCTGGCTGGACAGACAACATCAACGGACCCACCGGCCTGCTAATCGGAGCGGGAAAGGGTGTCATACGCACCATGTACTGCAATTCCTCCGGCTACGGCGATTTCCTGCCAGTGGATGTGGCTGTTAATGGTATACTGGTGGCCAGCTGGAGGAACATCACAGCTGGCACAGATAAGACCAACCGGGTTGCACACATGACCTCGTCCAACGACATCAAAGTGTCCTGGGCGGAGATCATCGAGCTGGGTCGCTGGGTGATTGAGAACAAGGTGCCACTTAACGGCGTAGCTTGGTATCCAGGTGGCTCGATGAAGTCCAACTACTGGGTGCACTTCATCTGCATGGTGCTCTTCCAGTGGATGCCTGCTCTCTTTGTGGACGCTCTGCTCTGGATACTTCGCTATCCCCCGGTATTGTGCCGCGTCCAAAACCGCATCTACAAGGGATTCGAGGTATTCGAGTACTATGCCAACAACGTTTGGAACTTTGACAACTCGGAGGCGGTGAAGCTGCGAAAGCTAATGAACAACAAGGAACGGCGCACCTACGTGATCGAGAAGATCGAGCTGGACCTTATCGACTACTTCACCAACTGTGTGCTCTGCGCCCGGCGACTGATCCTCAAGGAGTCAGACGAATCGATTCCGGCCGCTAGGAGGCACATGAAGGT gaTGTGGGTGGTGGACAAGGTCTACAAGGGCATCTGGATCTTCGGCATTCTCTACATGCTCTATAGGTGCTTCTTCGCGGGCTAA
- the LOC6733792 gene encoding FMRFamide-related peptides — MGIALMFLLALYQMQSAIHSEIIDTPNFAGNSLQDADSEVSSPQDNDLVDALLGNDQTERAELEFRHPISVIGIDYSKNAVVLHFQKHGRKPRYKYDPELEAKRRSVQDNFMHFGKRQAEQLPPEGTYGGSDELEGMAKRAAMDRYGRDPKQDFMRFGRDPKQDFMRFGRDPKQDFMRFGRDPKQDFMRFGRDPKQDFMRFGRTPAEDFMRFGRTPAEDFMRFGRSDNFMRFGRSPHEELRSPKQDFMRFGRPDNFMRFGRSAPQDFVRSGKMDSNFIRFGKSVKPAAPESKPTKPNQGNPGERSPVDKAMTELFKKQELQDQQVKNGAQATTTEDGSVEQDQFFGQ; from the coding sequence ATGGGCATTGCCTTGATGTTCCTGCTGGCCCTGTACCAGATGCAGTCGGCCATCCACAGCGAGATCATCGATACGCCCAACTTTGCGGGCAACTCGTTGCAGGACGCTGACTCCGAGGTGAGTTCTCCGCAGGACAATGACCTGGTAGATGCACTGCTCGGCAACGATCAGACCGAGAGAGCGGAGCTGGAGTTCCGGCACCCCATCTCCGTGATAGGCATCGACTACTCGAAGAACGCCGTGGTGCTGCACTTCCAGAAACACGGCCGGAAACCGCGCTACAAGTACGATCCCGAGCTGGAGGCCAAGCGTAGGTCCGTGCAGGACAACTTTATGCACTTCGGCAAGAGgcaggcggagcagctgcCACCGGAGGGCACCTATGGGGGATCCGATGAACTGGAGGGCATGGCCAAGCGGGCAGCCATGGATCGGTATGGCAGAGATCCGAAGCAGGACTTCATGCGGTTTGGTCGGGATCCGAAACAGGACTTTATGAGGTTTGGCCGGGATCCGAAGCAGGACTTCATGAGATTCGGTCGGGATCCCAAGCAGGATTTCATGAGATTCGGTCGAGATCCCAAGCAGGATTTCATGAGGTTTGGACGCACTCCTGCTGAGGATTTTATGAGGTTCGGACGCACTCCGGCGGAGGACTTCATGAGGTTCGGTCGCTCCGACAATTTCATGCGCTTCGGACGCAGTCCGCACGAGGAGCTTCGCAGTCCCAAACAGGATTTCATGCGATTCGGTCGCCCGGACAACTTCATGCGCTTCGGGCGCTCCGCTCCGCAGGATTTTGTGCGTTCCGGGAAGATGGACTCAAACTTCATTCGATTCGGTAAGAGCGTGAAGCCGGCGGCTCCCGAGTCCAAGCCAACCAAGCCCAATCAAGGAAACCCAGGCGAACGCAGTCCAGTGGACAAGGCCATGACGGAGCTGTTCAAGAAACAGGAGCTGCAGGATCAGCAGGTGAAGAACGGCGCACAGGCGACCACCACGGAGGATGGGAGTGTGGAACAGGACCAGTTCTTCGGCCAGTGA
- the LOC6733793 gene encoding electron transfer flavoprotein-ubiquinone oxidoreductase, mitochondrial: MSALLKMHRVRSLFSPALARSISDVAKYPRITTHYTLNPREKDERWTEVDMERCVEEVDLVIVGGGPAGMSAAIRAKQLAAEKDQEIRVCVVEKAAEVGGHILSGAVIDPISLNELIPDWQEQGAPLNTPVTKDTFSFLTGSGRISIPVFKGWPMDNHGNYVVRLGHLVKWLGDQAEALGVEIYPGCAASEVLFHEDGSVKGIATNDVGIAKSGAPKDTFARGMELHAKTTIFAEGCRGHLTKQIMQKFGLNEGSEPQAYGIGLKEVWEIAPEKHQPGLVEHTIGWPLDRFTYGGSFLYHLNEPTPTIAVGFVVGLNYKNPWLSPFQEFQRFKTHPKVRHVFEGATRIAYGARAINEGGFQSLPQKLSFPGGCLVGCSAGFLNVARIKGSHYAMKSGMLAAESAFEAINANAQSTAGVEPTGYAEKIKDSFVWKDLYSVRNVHPSFHNPLGLYGGLVLSGFSIFMGGREPWTLKHGPQDHESLKPASSCPPIVYPKPDGKISFDLLSSVALTGTNHEGDQPAHLTLKDDRIPVDHNLALYEGPEQRFCPAGVYEYVPNEEGGNMKLQINAQNCIHCKTCDIKDPKQNINWVVPEGGGGPAYNGM, translated from the exons ATGTCGGCACTCTTAAAAATGCACAGAG TCCGTAGCCTCTTCAGCCCCGCCTTGGCGCGCAGCATCTCCGATGTGGCCAAATATCCCAGGATAACCACCCACTATACACTGAATCCCCGCGAGAAGGATGAGCGCTGGACGGAAGTGGACATGGAGCGCTGCGTCGAGGAGGTGGACCTGGTGATCGTGGGTGGAGGACCTGCTGGCATGTCGGCGGCTATTCGGGCGAAGCAACTGGCGGCGGAAAAGGATCAA GAAATCCGCGTCTGCGTTGTGGAAAAGGCCGCCGAAGTTGGCGGACACATTCTCTCCGGCGCCGTCATAGATCCAATCTCGCTGAACGAGCTTATCCCGGACTGGCAGGAGCAGGGAGCCCCGCTAAACACACCCGTGACCAAGGACACTTTCTCCTTCCTCACTGGATCCGGCCGCATCTCCATTCCAGTCTTTAAGGGCTGGCCCATGGACAACCATGGCAACTACGTAGTTCGCTTGGGCCACCTGGTCAAGTGGCTTGGAGATCAGGCGGAGGCCCTGGGCGTGGAGATCTATCCCGGCTGTGCCGCCTCCGAGGTGCTCTTTCACGAGGATGGCAGTGTCAAGGGCATTGCCACCAACGACGTGGGCATTGCCAAGAGCGGAGCTCCCAAGGATACCTTTGCACGCGGCATGGAGTTGCACGCCAAGACTACCATCTTTGCCGAAGGCTGCCGTGGTCACCTGACCAAGCAGATTATGCAGAAGTTCGGACTGAACGAGGGCAGCGAACCTCAGGCCTACGGAATCGGTCTGAAAGAGGTCTGGGAGATTGCCCCCGAGAAGCATCA ACCTGGTTTGGTGGAGCATACCATTGGCTGGCCTCTGGACCGCTTCACATATGGCGGCTCCTTCTTGTACCATTTGAACGAGCCTACACCCACCATCGCAGTGGGCTTTGTGGTTGGCTTGAACTACAAGAACCCCTGGCTCAGTCCCTTCCAGGAGTTCCAGCGTTTCAAGACGCATCCCAAGGTGCGACACGTCTTCGAGGGTGCCACTCGAATTGCCTATGGAGCACGAGCCATCAATGAGGGTGGCTTCCAAAGTCTGCCACAGAAGCTATCCTTCCCGGGAGGCTGCCTTGTTGGCTGCAGTGCTGGCTTTTTGAATGTCGCTCGCATCAAGGGCTCCCATTACGCGATGAAGAGCGGCATGCTGGCGGCGGAAAGTGCCTTTGAAGCCATCAATGCGAACGCACAATCGACGGCTGGTGTGGAACCCACAGGCTATGCGGAGAA AATCAAGGACTCCTTTGTATGGAAGGATCTGTACAGTGTGCGCAATGTGCACCCTTCATTCCACAATCCATTGGGCCTGTACGGTGGTCTTGTGCTCAGTGGCTTCTCCATTTTCATGGGCGGTCGGGAACCATGGACCCTAAAACACGGTCCCCAGGATCACGAGTCCTTGAAGCCAGCCAGCTCCTGCCCGCCCATTGTTTACCCCAAGCCCGATGGCAAGATCTCCTTCGATTTGCTGTCTTCGGTGGCACTGACGGGCACAAACCACGAGGGCGACCAGCCCGCCCATCTGACCCTTAAGGACGACCGCATCCCCGTGGACCATAATTTGGCGCTGTACGAGGGACCCGAGCAGAGATTCTGCCCCGCTGGCGTGTACGAGTACGTGCCTAACGAGGAGGGCGGCAACATGAAGCTGCAAATTAACGCTCAGAACTGCATCCACTGCAAGACCTGTGATATCAAGGACCCCAAGCAGAACATCAACTGGGTGGTGCCCGAGGGAGGTGGCGGTCCCGCCTACAACGGCATGTGA